The Shewanella pealeana ATCC 700345 genome contains the following window.
GCGGTCATGTCAGCTCCTTAAAATGGACTTTCAAGGGGCTGCATACCAACGTATACGGCTTTGATTTGGGTGTAAGCTTTTAGGGTCTCGCTACCGTTTTCACGGCCAATCCCTGACATCTTGTAACCACCAACTGGCATTTCAGCAGGGGAGGCACCGTAGGCGTTGATCCAGCAAATGCCGGCTTGCATCTGGTGAATAACTCGGTGAGCGCGGGTGATGTCTTGAGTGAATACACCTGCGGCTAACCCTAGACGAGTGTCGTTGGCGCGGCGAACCACTTCCTGTTCATCACTGAAGGGCAATACCGACATCACGGGGCCAAAGATCTCCTCTTTGCTTAGTGTCATTTCGTCGGTGCAGTTGCCAAAAACGGTAGGCGCCACGAAGTAACCATTAGGACTATTCTCTGGCGTAAGGGCATGACCACCGATAAGTAGCTCGGCGCCTTCTTTTTTACCTATCTCGATATAGCTCAGAACCTTGTCTTGGTGAGCCTTAGAGATCAGCGCGCCAAAATTGGTTGCAGGATCCATAGGATCGCCGCAGACGATATTGTTTTGAGTGCGGTTAACTAGCTTCTCGATAAACTGTGGGTAGATATCTTGTTGCACAAAAACACGGGTCGCGTTAGTGCAGATCTCGCCTTGGGTATAGAAATTACCTAGCATGGCGGCAGATACGGCATTGTCGATATCGGCATCATTGAAGATGATAAGCGGTGACTTACCGCCTAGTTCCATGGTGACCTCTTTGAGCGAGCTTGCTGCTGCCGCCATTACTTTCTTGCCGGTACCGACTTCACCAGTGAATGAGACTTTGGCAATCTTGTCATTATTGGTTAGCCAAGCGCCGACACGGCCGTCTCCTTGAACCACGTTAAATACACCGTCAGGCACACCAGCCTGGGTAAAGATCTCAGCCAGTTTTAATGCACCTAGGGGCGTCTCTTCTGATGGCTTAAAGATCATCACGTTACCGCAAGCGAGAGCCGGAGCCGATTTCCAGCAAGCGATTTGCAGAGGGTAGTTCCATGCGCCTATTCCGGCACAAATGCCCAAAGGCTCGCGGCGAGTGTAATAAAAATCATCGCCTACGGTTTGTTGGTTGCCTTCTATGCTTGGTGCTAGGCCTGCGAAGAACTCGATTGAATCTGCGCCAGTGACGACATCAACTACCGAGGCTTCTTGCCAAGGCTTGCCTGTGTCTTGCACTTCAACGGCAGCGAGTTCATCGTTGCGTTCGCGCAGCAGAGCCACGGCTTTAAGTAGAATTCGGCTTCGCTCCATGGCGGTCATCTTCGACCAGGTATCAAAACCGGCTTTGGCACTTTCGATAGCGGCTTGTTGAATAGTTTGGTCGGCAACTTCGACTAAGTAGCTCACTTCTCCATTGGCTGGATTGATGACTTCAAAGGTTTCGCCTGTGGTATTTTTGAGGGCTTTGCCGTGGATATAGTTGGCATAAACGACTAGTGACATCGGTTTTCTCCGTACTGCATGATCACCGCCTCGATAAAGGCTTTAGATAGAATTTGGGCCTGCTCGAACTCTTTCTCAGGGGTCGGGCTTAAGGCGCTGCGGAGCCAGAAGCCGTCGATCATTGCTGCGGTTTGCTTGGCAGCGGTAACGGCTTGGGTTTTAGGAAGAAGTTTTTTGAAAGAGAACAAAAGATTGCTATATAAACGCTGGCTATTGATGTGCTGTAGTCTGGCAAGCCCTTGCTCATGCATGGCTTGTGACCAGAAGCATAACCAAGTCTTAGTGGCAGGCCTTGAGCGTTGCAACTCAGTAAAATTGGCCTCCACTATCGCATGTAGCCTTTCTAGCGGCAGCATTGTCTTGCCTGAGGTGCGGCTAAGTAATGCTTGTTTAAGTTGTTCTAATAGATATTTTTGGGTTGCTTCAATCAGGCCTTGCTTGCCACCGAAGTAGTGACTGATGAGCCCTGATGATAAACCGGCCAAACCGCTAATGGTATTGATGGTGGTGTTGTGTAAACCGTGGCGCTCAACTGAGACTAGAGTGGCTTCGATGAGTTGTTGCTGTCGAACGGTTTTCATTGGCGGGCGCGGCATAAAAAGCAAATTCCTGAGTACAGTGATTGAATGTTATTTCTGTTGTTATTTTTATTGTTATTTTGTGATTTTTATTGTTGATTGAACGTTCAATTAATAACAACTCTAATGGTTAGGGTTATAACGATCAAGCTTTATTGAAAAGCGTGACTCACCTCACGCATTTATTTTGGCGAATTATGGCAGAAGATAAATGTTTGCAAGGTATTGTTTGTTATAAAGTAAATGAGCTGCTGCAATTTTGCTCACAGAGGTCTGATGAGTCGTAAATAAAATTTGGATAAAAATTAGTTTTAGCTGTAATTATTGGAGGCTAGCCTTCAAGAAGCCAGATCTGGATATGCTGATTAAAGGGGTTTTAGGTGTAACAAAAATAGCAATTGAGTTTTCGTTTAAACGAACTATTTTGTTCTATTTTGGGTGCAAGTTTGAAGGCTTATCACAATCACTGGCGAGTTCATCTTGTATATTGAGTTAAAAAAGGATGATAAACCAATGATAAAAAAGATTATATTAGATACAGATCCAGGAATCGATGACGTTATGGCTATCATGTTTGCTGAGGCTCATCCAGAAGTAGAACTGAGGGCAATTACGACGATTTTTGGTAATGTTACAATAGATACCGCCACTCACAATGCTCTTTACCTGAAAGAGAAATATCAATTAAAAGCAGATGTCGTTAAAGGTGCCGATAAGCCATTAGTAAGGCCACCTGTTGGGCCTTCAGTTGTGGTTCATGGTGAGAGCGGTTTTGGTGATGTCGAAGTGCCAAACGAAGTTGAGGCTGTGGCTGATCCACGTAGTGCGCATCAATATATTATTGATGCGGTAAAAGCTGAACCAAATGAGATAACCTTAGTTGCTATTGGTCCTTTAACAAACCTAGCATTGGCGCTACAAGCCGAACCTGAAATAGTCAACCTTGTCAAAGAAGTGGTGATTATGGGCGGCGCGTTTGGAGTCAACGATCATCGCGGAAATGTAACACCTTATGCAGAGGCTAATATCCATGATGACCCCCATGCAGCAGACATAGTGTTTAGTGCATCATGGCCTGTGGTCATTATAGGTTTAGATGTTACCGAGCAGAGTTTTTTTACAGGTGACTATTTAGAGCAACTTAGAGATGACGCTGGAGAACTCGGACAGTTTATTTGGGATGTTAGTCGATTTTACCTCAAGTTTTACAGAGACAAAGTGGGCTTAGATGCCTGCCATGTTCATGACCCTTCAGCCATCGCTTATGTGATAAAACCTGATTTATTTACCTTAAGGGAAGGACCTGTGCGTGTTGTCACTGAAGGACCTGCTGAGGGAATGACTGTTCAGAAGTTTGATGGTAGAAAGTATTTACACGATGACTGGGAAAACCACACTCCTCAGCGAGTGGGAGTAGCGGTTAAAGACGCTGAATTATTGAAGCTCTATAGACAATGTATTGTTGATTACGCTCATAAGGTTGGGTGAGTTTCTTAAACTAACATGGGTAGGTTGCCTCATTATAATGAGGCTTTTACTAAGCCGGTAGGAACTCCCTACTGGCCTATTACGTTTTGTGTTTTATTTTGTGTCAAAGAGCTTAAACCTGAAATAGCTATATTAAGCCGTTGCAAACAATACGGGTATTGCACATGGAGCTAGTAATGAGCTTAAGTATCGCCATACTTTTGCTGAGTTGCGTGCTTTAATAGCAATTGAAATTACTACTGCGCATCAGATTTATAGTCGTGCCGCAATTAGATTTGCGTCCGGCATATTTGCTGCGCCTTCACGCTCTACGGCGAGAGAGGCATATGCATTGGCATACCTTGCGGCATCTAGCAATGTTTCACCTTTAGCTATTTGAGCCACTAGAGCGCCATTAAATGCATCTCCTGCACCAGTTGTGTCGGTGACAGCACATTTAATCGCTTCAACCTCTTTGAAGTTTCCATTTTCATAAAGTAGGGCACCTTTAGCGCCGCGAGTGATAACCACAGTATTGACCCCCATTAGCTTGATTTTTTCAGCTGCTCGTTTAGCACTGTCGAGGTCTGTTACTTCGATTCCGGTCATTAACGAGGCTTCGGTTTCATTAGGGGTGATGAGATCTACAAACTCTAATAAGTCAGGTGTATTCTCATGGTAAGGTGCTGGATTGAGTACCACTTTCACTTTATGTTTATGGGCAGTCATCATTGCTTGTTTGATCGCCTCGATATTATTTTCAAGTTGAGTCAAAAACAAGCTAGAACTAATGATATGTTGCTCTGCTTGTTGAATCTCTTCTTGAGTGATCTCAATATTAGCGCCGGAATAAACGGCAATCATATTTTCACCTGATTGCTCACAAACATAGATGAGCGCATTTCCGGTTGGGCTTGTATCAGACTCGACTATAATAGTGCTGTCTATTTCAGTACTTGCTAGGTGGGCTTTAGCAAAATGGCTAAATTGATCTTTGCCTATCTTAGTCATAAAAGTCACTCTTGCGCCAACTTTTGCTGCAGCATAGGCTTGATTTGCGCCTTTACCTCCTGCGCCTATTTTGTAGTTCTGAGAGTGAAGAGTCTCACCTACTTGCGGAAAACGCTCTAGTTTTGCGACTATGTCCACGTTAAAGGAGCCAAGTACAAAAATTTTGTTCTTCAAGATATTACCGCCTTGATTTACGAGATCAAGCTCTGCTCTACAGGAGGTTAACCGAGAAAGTAAGCTATCTAAGCTGTAGGCATTGACATCCAAGTCTTCAGAGCGTTTTACGCCTCCGTGTATCCTTATCACTTGCTTTTCTTGTTCCAGATATACTAAGTCGCAACGGATAGTCTTTGGAGTTACTTGAAGTAACTTAGCTAATTGTGTATTGGATAAGGTTTTATGTTTACTGAGCAGCCTTAAGATAACTGTCAGCCTTTCATTTCGGCTTAATAAGTTCATATGGGGCAATATACGCGTTCAGCATGTCTTAGGCTGTGATTGATGAGAAAGCTTTGCATGCTAAACGAACTGCTAGGTTTGTTTTTTGACTATTGTCTATTTTTTTAACCTTATACTAATCTGTATCGAAAAGTGAACTACTCAGAGTATTTTTTGCAAACTAATTCAATGTGAAATGAAGGTGGTTATCATCAGTTAGTTTTTAGCTAAGAATAACTCAGTAGTAAGCTATGTCTAATGGGCTTTGCAATAAGTGCAGTGCTAGCTTCTAAATCAAGGGGAATTTAGCAGAGCAAATAGGAATATATTCACCGAGTCTTGCTAACGCATAGGTGTTTGGAAATAACAGACAAAAAAAGGCGCCCCATTGGGGCGCGCAAACACAAGCAACTTTGTCGTAGACTTATTAGATTAAATTAGTCCTCTAAGTAATTTAAAATGCCCATGGCGGCATCACGTCCTTCGGCAATGGCTGTGACGACTAGGTCCGAGCCGCGCACCATATCGCCGCCAGCAAACACCTTAGGGTTACTGGTTTGAAATGGATTATCGGCAAGCTTTGGCGCTTTGACTAAGCCCCACTCATTGAGCTCAATATTGTGATCCGTTAACCAAGTTGCAGGACTTGGCTGAAAGCCGAAGGCGATGATAAGCGCATCGGTATCTAAAACCTGCTCACTACCCGCTATTGGCTCAGGGCGGCGACGACCACTTTCATCGGCCTCTCCCAATTGAGTTTCGATACATTCGATACCAACCACTTTGCCATCGACAGTTTTGATTGCCGTCGGCTGGCGGTTAAATAAGAACTCGACTCCCTCTTCACGGGCATTCTGCACTTCACGGCGTGAACCCGGCATGTTCTGTTCATCTCGGCGATAGGCACAAATGACTTGAGTGGCACCTTGACGTACCGCGGTGCGAACACAGTCCATAGCGGTATCCCCTCCACCTAACACCACTACACGCTTGCCTTTAAGACTGAGGTAAGGATTTTCAAGGCACTCGGTGCCCATAACGTTATGGGTGTTACCGATAAGGTAGGGTAGTGCCTGATGTACGCCATCAGCATCTTCTCCCATAAGGTTCGCCTTCATGGCGGTGTAGGTACCCATCCCGAGGAATACCGCATCGTACTCTTCAATCAATTGCTTAAAGTCGATATCCTTGCCGACGGTGACGCCGAGCTTAAACTCGATGCCCATGCCTTCAAGCACGTTACGGCGAATTTGCATCACCTCTTTATCGAGTTTAAATGACGGAATACCGTAGGTGAGCAGGCCACCTATCTGTGGGTTCTTGTCATAGACCACGGCTTTGATGCCGTTGCGGGCCAAGATATCGGCGCAGCCAAGTCCCGCAGGGCCCGCGCCAATGATGGCCACCCGTTCTTTACGCTGTGTCACCTTAGACATATCAGGGCGCCAGCCCTGTGAGATCGCCGTATCGGTAATGTATTTTTCCACATTACCTATGGTAACGGCTCCGAACTCTTCATTTAGGGTACAAGCGCCTTCGCACAGTCTATCTTGCGGGCATACCCTGCCGCAGATCTCTGGCAAAGTATTGGTTTCGTGGACCAACTCTGCCGCTTCCATGATGCGCCCTTGCTTAGCTAATAGCAGCCAATTGGGAATGTAATTATGCAGCGGGCATTTCCATTCACAATAAGGATTACCACAGTCTAGGCAGCGATCGGCTTGCTCTTTTACCTGAGGTTGGGCAAAAGGCTGATAAATCTCAATAAATTGTGTGGCACGCTGTCTGGCGGCGTGTTTAGTTGGGTCTTTACGACCCACTTCAAGAAACTGAAAATCATTGCTCATTTTGTGTTACCCCGCTATTACTGCTAGTGCAGGTTCAGATTGTTCTAACTTCAATAGATCGCTTAGTTCAACATTTTTAGGTTTGACCAAAATGAAGCAATCTAGCCAGTTCTCAAAATCACTTAAGATCATCTTGGCATGTTCACTGTTAGTCTCTTTAACATGCTGTTCAATCAAGCCGCGCAGATGTTGCTGCTGAATTGGCGACTGGACTTTATGGGTGTCGACCATCTCTGTGTTAACGCGGCGGTTGAAGCGCCCATACTGGTCAAAGACGTAGGCGAAACCGCCCGTCATACCTGCACCAAAATTAACTCCTGTCTTACCCAGCACGACTACGATACCGCCAGTCATGTATTCGCAGCCGTTATCACCTAAGCCTTCGACAACGGCAATAGCCCCTGAGTTACGTACGGCAAAACGCTCACCAGCCTTACCCGATGCGAATAACTTGCCACCAGAGGCACCATATAAACAGGTGTTACCCAAAATAGCAGAACGTTCGCTTCTAAATGGACTACCTAGAGGCGGGTAGACACAGATCTTACCGCCTGACATACCTTTACCTACATAGTCGTTGGCATCACCGCAGAGCATTAGCTCAAGGCCGGGAGCATTCCACACACCAAAACTTTGGCCTGCGCTGCCGTTAAACTTCAAGGTGATAGGGGCTTTAGCGCCATCGCGGCCAGCGTGGGTGGCAATATACCCAGAAAGACTTGCGCCTACAGAGCGGTCAGTATTGTTAATACTGAACATTTCACAAATCGATATACCCGCTTGTACCGCCTCTTTGCAATCGGCCACGAGACGCTGGTTTAGTTGCCCCTTGTCTGCTGGCTGATTGATTTCACGCCAGGTTACTGCAGAGCTTTCTGGTACCTGTGGGCGATATAGGATTGGCGCTAAATCTAGGCTTTGCTGCTTGGCAGTTTCACCTTCTATAGTCGTCAACCAGTCGCTTCGACCGACAAGCTGTTCAAATTCAGTGACACCAAGAGCGGCCATATACTCACGGATCTCTTGTGCGACAAACTCAAAATATGTCATTACTCGCTCAGGAAGACCATGATAATGCTCATTACGAAGCTTTGGGTTTTGGGTTGCGACACCTGTGGCACAATTGTTTAAGTGACAGATACGAAGGTACTTACAACCAAGGGCAATCATAGGCACTGTTCCGAAACCAAAACTTTCGGCGCCAAGAAGCGCGGCTTTGATAACGTCTTTACCAGTTTTTAAGCCACCATCCACCTGCAGGCGGATCTTATGCCGTAAACCATTTGTAACCAGTGATTGATGAACTTCTGCAAGTCCAAGCTCCCAAGGACTACCCGCATATTTAACCGAGGTGATAGGGCTAGCACCCGTTCCACCATCGTATCCGGATATGGTGATCATATCGGCATAAGCTTTGGCTACGCCCGTTGCAATGGTACCGACACCGGGTTCTGATACCAGCTTGACCGACACTAGCGCTTTAGGATTAATCTGTTTCAAATCGAAAATTAGCTGGGCCAAATCTTCGATAGAGTAAATATCGTGATGCGGCGGTGGCGAAATCAGAGTGACACCCGGACGTGCATTACGCAGCGCGGCAATTTCTACACTGACCTTGTCACCAGGAAGTTGGCCACCTTCACCAGGTTTAGCGCCTTGAGCGACCTTGATCTGCAGCACTTCGGCATTAACAAGGTAGTGGGCGGTAACGCCGAAACGTCCCGATGCGATCTGCTTGATGGCAGAGTTCCCTTCGGTGCCAAAGCGGCGTGGATCTTCACCGCCTTCGCCTGAATTTGAGCGACCGCCTAAGCGGTTCATGGCGACGGCCAAGGCTTCATGAGCCTCGGGGCTTAGTGCACCGATACTCATAGCGGCACTGTCAAAACGTGGGTAGAGGGTTTTAGGCGCTTCAACCTGCTCAAGTGCTACAGGAGCAAGTTCACCTTTGACCTCAATTAAGTCACGTAAGGTGGCAATCGGACGATCATCCACAAGCTCGGCAAAACGCTTGTAAGTCTGGTAATTCTGCTCTTTTAGGCTCGATTGTAAGGTATTGACCACATCTGGGTTAAAGCAGTGGTATTCGCCGCCTTCAACATACTTGAGTAGGCCACCCTGTGATAGTGGCTGATGGGCTCTAAATGCATGCTTATGTAAGAGCTGTTGATCTTGTTCAATTAGCTCGAAGCTTGCGCCCTTAATACGGCTGATTACGCCGTTAAAGCAAAGCTCTACCACTTCATCAGCAAGTCCTACGGCTTCAAATTGTTGGCTACAGCGATAAGATGCCACGGTACTAATGCCCATCTTAGACATGATCTTACGTAGGCCTTTGTCTATGCCGTAACGGAAGTTGAGCATCAAGTCACGAGTATTGTTAACACCGTTACGCTCGGCGAGATCTGAGATGCACTCATAAACAAGGTATGGGTAAATAGCCGTTGCACCGAAGCCGAGTAGTACGGCGAAGTGGTGCGGATCCCTTGCCGATGCGGTTTCCACTATGATGTTGGTATCGCAGCGCAGGCTATTATCGACCAATACTTGCTGCACGGCACCGACAGCCATAGCAGCCGGGATTACTTGCTTTGACTTAGCGGTAGCGCGATCTG
Protein-coding sequences here:
- the betB gene encoding betaine-aldehyde dehydrogenase, with the translated sequence MSLVVYANYIHGKALKNTTGETFEVINPANGEVSYLVEVADQTIQQAAIESAKAGFDTWSKMTAMERSRILLKAVALLRERNDELAAVEVQDTGKPWQEASVVDVVTGADSIEFFAGLAPSIEGNQQTVGDDFYYTRREPLGICAGIGAWNYPLQIACWKSAPALACGNVMIFKPSEETPLGALKLAEIFTQAGVPDGVFNVVQGDGRVGAWLTNNDKIAKVSFTGEVGTGKKVMAAAASSLKEVTMELGGKSPLIIFNDADIDNAVSAAMLGNFYTQGEICTNATRVFVQQDIYPQFIEKLVNRTQNNIVCGDPMDPATNFGALISKAHQDKVLSYIEIGKKEGAELLIGGHALTPENSPNGYFVAPTVFGNCTDEMTLSKEEIFGPVMSVLPFSDEQEVVRRANDTRLGLAAGVFTQDITRAHRVIHQMQAGICWINAYGASPAEMPVGGYKMSGIGRENGSETLKAYTQIKAVYVGMQPLESPF
- the betI gene encoding transcriptional regulator BetI, yielding MPRPPMKTVRQQQLIEATLVSVERHGLHNTTINTISGLAGLSSGLISHYFGGKQGLIEATQKYLLEQLKQALLSRTSGKTMLPLERLHAIVEANFTELQRSRPATKTWLCFWSQAMHEQGLARLQHINSQRLYSNLLFSFKKLLPKTQAVTAAKQTAAMIDGFWLRSALSPTPEKEFEQAQILSKAFIEAVIMQYGENRCH
- a CDS encoding nucleoside hydrolase, whose product is MIKKIILDTDPGIDDVMAIMFAEAHPEVELRAITTIFGNVTIDTATHNALYLKEKYQLKADVVKGADKPLVRPPVGPSVVVHGESGFGDVEVPNEVEAVADPRSAHQYIIDAVKAEPNEITLVAIGPLTNLALALQAEPEIVNLVKEVVIMGGAFGVNDHRGNVTPYAEANIHDDPHAADIVFSASWPVVIIGLDVTEQSFFTGDYLEQLRDDAGELGQFIWDVSRFYLKFYRDKVGLDACHVHDPSAIAYVIKPDLFTLREGPVRVVTEGPAEGMTVQKFDGRKYLHDDWENHTPQRVGVAVKDAELLKLYRQCIVDYAHKVG
- the rbsK gene encoding ribokinase; translated protein: MKNKIFVLGSFNVDIVAKLERFPQVGETLHSQNYKIGAGGKGANQAYAAAKVGARVTFMTKIGKDQFSHFAKAHLASTEIDSTIIVESDTSPTGNALIYVCEQSGENMIAVYSGANIEITQEEIQQAEQHIISSSLFLTQLENNIEAIKQAMMTAHKHKVKVVLNPAPYHENTPDLLEFVDLITPNETEASLMTGIEVTDLDSAKRAAEKIKLMGVNTVVITRGAKGALLYENGNFKEVEAIKCAVTDTTGAGDAFNGALVAQIAKGETLLDAARYANAYASLAVEREGAANMPDANLIAARL
- a CDS encoding FAD-dependent oxidoreductase, coding for MSNDFQFLEVGRKDPTKHAARQRATQFIEIYQPFAQPQVKEQADRCLDCGNPYCEWKCPLHNYIPNWLLLAKQGRIMEAAELVHETNTLPEICGRVCPQDRLCEGACTLNEEFGAVTIGNVEKYITDTAISQGWRPDMSKVTQRKERVAIIGAGPAGLGCADILARNGIKAVVYDKNPQIGGLLTYGIPSFKLDKEVMQIRRNVLEGMGIEFKLGVTVGKDIDFKQLIEEYDAVFLGMGTYTAMKANLMGEDADGVHQALPYLIGNTHNVMGTECLENPYLSLKGKRVVVLGGGDTAMDCVRTAVRQGATQVICAYRRDEQNMPGSRREVQNAREEGVEFLFNRQPTAIKTVDGKVVGIECIETQLGEADESGRRRPEPIAGSEQVLDTDALIIAFGFQPSPATWLTDHNIELNEWGLVKAPKLADNPFQTSNPKVFAGGDMVRGSDLVVTAIAEGRDAAMGILNYLED
- the gltB gene encoding glutamate synthase large subunit; this translates as MSLYHPSFERDNCGFGLIAQMDGEPSHRIVRTAIHGLDRMKHRGGIAADGRTGDGCGLLMQLPLNFFKAIAEENEWHLSRRFAVGMLFLSQDAILASQAKQLIEQELQKETLSVAGWRHVPVNTEVLGPIGKASQPQIVQVLINAPIGWREKDLERRLYMARRRVEQQLTHDKDFYVASLSGQVIVYKGLMMPADLPDFYSDLADIRLQSAICLFHQRFSTNTSPKWPLAQPLRYLAHNGEINTITCNRQWARARAYKFTAPLLADLQQAAPFVNETGSDSSSLDNMLDMLLAGGMDLYRAMRLLIPPAWQSNPEMDEELKAFYDFNSMHMEPWDGPAGIVMTNGRHAACAVDRNGLRPSRYVITKDRILTLGSEVGIWDYGPDEVIEKGRVGPGELLVLDTLNGQLYSSFEIDNDLKRRHPYKEWMAKNSKVLKPAEEFGPNEQGKREFDDALLLQYQKQFGYSREELEQIIWVLAQKGEEATGSMGDDTPMAVLSKKSRTIYDYFRQKFAQVTNPPIDPLREKHVMSLTTCAGREQNLFNETTGHAYRVMFNSPVLLFSDFNQLMALDSTYYRANRIDLNYDLSEGLEAAVKRICDEAERLARSGTTLLVLSDRATAKSKQVIPAAMAVGAVQQVLVDNSLRCDTNIIVETASARDPHHFAVLLGFGATAIYPYLVYECISDLAERNGVNNTRDLMLNFRYGIDKGLRKIMSKMGISTVASYRCSQQFEAVGLADEVVELCFNGVISRIKGASFELIEQDQQLLHKHAFRAHQPLSQGGLLKYVEGGEYHCFNPDVVNTLQSSLKEQNYQTYKRFAELVDDRPIATLRDLIEVKGELAPVALEQVEAPKTLYPRFDSAAMSIGALSPEAHEALAVAMNRLGGRSNSGEGGEDPRRFGTEGNSAIKQIASGRFGVTAHYLVNAEVLQIKVAQGAKPGEGGQLPGDKVSVEIAALRNARPGVTLISPPPHHDIYSIEDLAQLIFDLKQINPKALVSVKLVSEPGVGTIATGVAKAYADMITISGYDGGTGASPITSVKYAGSPWELGLAEVHQSLVTNGLRHKIRLQVDGGLKTGKDVIKAALLGAESFGFGTVPMIALGCKYLRICHLNNCATGVATQNPKLRNEHYHGLPERVMTYFEFVAQEIREYMAALGVTEFEQLVGRSDWLTTIEGETAKQQSLDLAPILYRPQVPESSAVTWREINQPADKGQLNQRLVADCKEAVQAGISICEMFSINNTDRSVGASLSGYIATHAGRDGAKAPITLKFNGSAGQSFGVWNAPGLELMLCGDANDYVGKGMSGGKICVYPPLGSPFRSERSAILGNTCLYGASGGKLFASGKAGERFAVRNSGAIAVVEGLGDNGCEYMTGGIVVVLGKTGVNFGAGMTGGFAYVFDQYGRFNRRVNTEMVDTHKVQSPIQQQHLRGLIEQHVKETNSEHAKMILSDFENWLDCFILVKPKNVELSDLLKLEQSEPALAVIAG